One genomic window of Massilia sp. KIM includes the following:
- a CDS encoding glycosyl hydrolase family 28-related protein, translating into MKMTLPARHALALAALMAVSAASSAASVSAYQSLPDDPKSIVVRAAKGDGKADDTAAIQDAINRAANGGQGGIVFLPSGRYRLTRSILIPLAVRVYGVGPTRPVFVLAPNTPGFQKGVANMVVFTGGDQYSVGKVPMPVPSAVPFSENVRNANSSTFYSALSNVDFEIGDGNPAAAGVRMHTAQHSNLSHIDFHIGSGLAGVYQVGNVAYNLRFYGGRYGILSEKTSPAWQFTLMDSSFEGQRDAAIREHEAGLTMINTEIKNTPVGVEINRGYGDWLWGKDVRFENVSKAAVIVSNENNVYTQVGFENAIARNVPTFARFRDSGKTLAGNGKDYKVSEFNYGMFVKQMGAPGQFATNYKTAALPASVNTARALRPLPATTEWANVRSFGAKGDGTTDDTAAIQKAIDSKRVVYLPLGFYVVNDTIRMKPDTVIVALHPGLTQLLIPNGSPKFQGVDTPVPLLESARGGEAIVSGIGLATGEVNPRAVALMWRAGEHSLVDDVRIQGGHGTRLYDGSRADPYRKDAKFDTTAHWDRQYPSIWVTDGGGGTFSGVWSPSGYAQAGFYVSNTKTPGKVYELSAEHHIRAEIVLDNVENWEFLAPQTEEEIRDGADAVSLEIRNSKNLLFANYHGYRVTRSYKPMPAAVVISNSSDIRFRNVHVNGESGFATCDENGCTTYLRASKYPYENSIRDITNKLDIREREFAVFDYTGKQKTAPAPQGKVEKLEGGFWSVAGATVDPKGKLYFVDRYWKRIYSWSKDRGLSVERDAPLDPINLAMDNSGNLLVVSSFGPQGTVYSFKPGSNGIEMSVIKPTPVAKRANARVAIPVNFWQNGEFKDQLNFETYEFTTLAEMFARDVALPKAQEYVSPDGSLVLPAYRVLRQGAPDHLGWRWADSHQAHGLVTAPVGQRVVFTNGSENRTFSGVVGEGGGITELKQLADRGGESAAVGPNGDVYVANGQVFIYGQDGKQKGRIDVPERPLQLVFGGPDKRTLFILTHHSLYATQVK; encoded by the coding sequence ATGAAAATGACTCTTCCTGCCCGCCATGCGCTGGCATTGGCCGCCCTGATGGCCGTCTCGGCGGCCAGCTCGGCGGCCTCGGTATCGGCTTACCAGTCCCTGCCCGACGATCCCAAGTCGATCGTGGTGCGCGCGGCCAAGGGCGACGGCAAGGCCGACGACACGGCCGCCATCCAGGACGCCATCAACCGCGCCGCCAACGGCGGCCAGGGTGGCATCGTGTTCCTGCCCTCGGGCCGCTACCGCCTCACCCGCTCGATCCTGATTCCGCTCGCGGTGCGCGTCTACGGCGTGGGCCCGACCCGCCCGGTGTTCGTGCTGGCCCCGAACACCCCCGGCTTCCAGAAGGGCGTGGCCAACATGGTGGTCTTCACCGGCGGCGACCAGTACAGCGTGGGCAAGGTGCCGATGCCGGTGCCGAGCGCCGTGCCCTTCAGCGAGAACGTGCGCAACGCGAACTCCTCGACCTTCTACTCGGCCCTGTCCAACGTCGACTTCGAGATCGGCGACGGCAACCCGGCCGCGGCCGGCGTGCGCATGCACACCGCCCAGCACTCGAACCTGAGCCACATCGACTTCCACATCGGCTCCGGCCTGGCCGGCGTCTACCAGGTCGGCAACGTGGCCTACAACCTGCGCTTCTACGGCGGCCGCTACGGCATCCTGAGCGAAAAGACCTCGCCGGCCTGGCAGTTCACCCTGATGGATTCGAGCTTCGAGGGCCAGCGCGACGCCGCCATCCGCGAGCACGAAGCCGGCCTCACCATGATCAACACCGAGATCAAGAACACCCCGGTGGGCGTGGAAATCAACCGCGGCTACGGCGACTGGCTGTGGGGCAAGGACGTGCGCTTCGAGAACGTCAGCAAGGCCGCCGTCATCGTCAGCAACGAGAACAACGTCTACACCCAGGTCGGCTTCGAGAACGCCATCGCGCGCAACGTGCCGACCTTCGCGCGCTTCCGCGACAGCGGCAAGACCCTGGCCGGAAACGGCAAGGACTACAAGGTCAGCGAATTCAACTACGGCATGTTCGTCAAGCAGATGGGCGCGCCGGGCCAGTTCGCCACCAACTACAAGACTGCCGCGCTGCCGGCCTCGGTCAACACCGCGCGCGCCCTGCGACCGCTGCCGGCCACCACCGAATGGGCCAACGTGCGCAGCTTCGGCGCCAAGGGCGACGGCACCACCGACGACACCGCGGCGATCCAGAAGGCGATCGACAGCAAGCGCGTGGTCTACCTGCCGCTCGGCTTCTACGTGGTCAACGACACCATCCGCATGAAGCCGGACACGGTCATCGTGGCCCTGCACCCGGGCCTGACCCAGCTCCTGATCCCGAACGGCTCGCCCAAGTTCCAGGGCGTCGACACCCCGGTGCCGCTGCTGGAGAGCGCGCGCGGCGGCGAAGCCATCGTCTCGGGCATTGGCCTGGCCACCGGCGAAGTCAATCCGCGCGCCGTGGCCCTGATGTGGCGCGCCGGCGAACACTCGCTGGTGGACGACGTGCGCATCCAGGGCGGCCACGGCACCCGCTTGTACGACGGCAGCCGCGCCGACCCCTACCGCAAGGACGCCAAGTTCGACACCACCGCCCACTGGGACCGCCAGTACCCGAGCATCTGGGTCACCGACGGCGGCGGCGGCACCTTCTCGGGCGTGTGGTCGCCGAGCGGCTACGCCCAGGCCGGCTTCTACGTCTCCAACACCAAGACCCCGGGCAAGGTCTACGAGCTCTCGGCCGAGCACCACATCCGCGCCGAGATCGTGCTGGACAATGTCGAGAACTGGGAATTCCTGGCGCCGCAGACGGAAGAAGAAATCCGCGATGGCGCCGACGCCGTCTCGCTCGAGATCCGCAACTCGAAGAACCTGCTGTTCGCGAACTACCACGGCTACCGCGTGACCCGTTCGTACAAGCCGATGCCGGCCGCGGTGGTGATCTCGAACTCGAGCGACATCCGCTTCCGCAACGTGCACGTCAACGGCGAGAGCGGTTTCGCCACCTGCGACGAGAACGGCTGCACCACCTACCTGCGCGCCAGCAAGTACCCGTACGAGAATTCGATCCGCGACATCACCAACAAGCTCGACATCCGCGAGCGCGAGTTCGCCGTGTTCGACTACACCGGCAAGCAGAAGACCGCGCCGGCGCCGCAGGGCAAGGTCGAGAAGCTGGAAGGCGGCTTCTGGTCGGTGGCCGGCGCCACCGTCGACCCGAAGGGCAAGCTCTACTTCGTGGACCGCTACTGGAAGCGCATCTATAGCTGGTCGAAGGACCGCGGCCTGTCGGTCGAGCGCGACGCCCCGCTGGATCCGATCAACCTGGCGATGGACAACAGCGGCAACCTGCTGGTCGTGTCCTCCTTCGGCCCGCAGGGCACGGTGTATTCGTTCAAGCCGGGCAGCAATGGCATCGAGATGAGCGTCATCAAGCCGACCCCGGTGGCCAAGCGCGCCAATGCCAGGGTGGCGATCCCGGTGAACTTCTGGCAGAACGGCGAGTTCAAGGACCAGCTGAACTTCGAGACCTACGAGTTCACCACCCTGGCCGAGATGTTCGCCCGTGACGTCGCCCTGCCGAAAGCCCAGGAATACGTGTCGCCGGACGGCAGCCTGGTGCTGCCGGCCTACCGCGTGCTGCGCCAGGGCGCGCCGGATCACCTGGGCTGGCGCTGGGCCGATTCGCACCAGGCGCACGGCCTGGTGACGGCGCCGGTGGGCCAGCGCGTGGTGTTCACCAATGGCTCCGAGAACCGCACCTTCAGCGGCGTGGTGGGCGAGGGCGGCGGCATCACCGAACTCAAGCAGCTGGCCGACCGCGGCGGCGAGAGCGCGGCCGTGGGCCCGAACGGCGACGTCTACGTGGCCAACGGCCAGGTCTTCATCTACGGCCAGGACGGCAAGCAGAAGGGTCGCATCGACGTGCCCGAGCGTCCGCTGCAGCTGGTGTTCGGCGGCCCGGACAAGCGCACCCTGTTCATCCTGACCCATCACTCGCTGTACGCGACCCAGGTCAAGTGA
- a CDS encoding alpha/beta hydrolase, protein MKRLSTSLARALLLGALVLGGAAAQAQQQPAPPSVQLWPGGAPGSEKRHGEPETVKDGVYYSNVHDPSLTVLKADPRHANGAAVVVVPGGGHRMLVFQNEGMLAAKNLNRIGVTAFVLKYRLARDEASGAKYSIENDAASDLRRAVRWVRANAAQYGVDPERVGVMGFSAGGELVSLVADNPEPAPPARRDAVDRESARPDFQVLVYPGPLGVPAKDVKNAPPAFLVAGSRDACCMPPTIALYQQLVAAGVSAELHLYADTDHAFNVGQRGERVSLQHWPDRLSDWLADGGWLVPRKGRKPEGVPAP, encoded by the coding sequence GTGAAGCGCCTGTCCACTTCCCTTGCGCGCGCGCTGCTGCTCGGCGCGCTGGTGCTGGGCGGGGCAGCCGCCCAGGCCCAGCAGCAGCCGGCCCCGCCCAGCGTCCAGCTGTGGCCGGGCGGCGCGCCCGGTTCCGAGAAACGCCACGGCGAGCCCGAGACGGTCAAGGACGGGGTCTACTACAGCAATGTGCACGACCCCTCGCTGACCGTTCTGAAGGCCGACCCGCGCCACGCCAACGGCGCGGCCGTGGTGGTGGTGCCGGGCGGCGGCCATCGCATGCTGGTGTTCCAGAACGAAGGCATGCTGGCCGCCAAGAACCTGAACCGTATCGGCGTCACCGCCTTCGTGCTTAAGTACCGCCTGGCGCGCGACGAGGCCTCGGGCGCGAAGTACTCGATCGAGAACGACGCCGCCAGCGACCTGCGGCGCGCGGTCCGCTGGGTGCGCGCCAACGCCGCCCAGTACGGCGTAGACCCCGAGCGCGTGGGCGTGATGGGCTTCTCGGCCGGCGGCGAGCTGGTCTCGCTAGTGGCCGACAATCCGGAACCGGCCCCGCCGGCCAGGCGCGACGCGGTCGACCGCGAAAGCGCCCGTCCCGACTTCCAGGTGCTGGTCTATCCGGGCCCGCTGGGCGTGCCGGCGAAGGACGTGAAGAATGCCCCGCCGGCCTTCCTGGTGGCGGGCTCGCGCGACGCCTGCTGCATGCCGCCCACCATCGCGCTCTACCAGCAACTGGTCGCGGCCGGCGTGTCGGCCGAGCTGCACCTGTACGCCGACACCGACCACGCCTTCAACGTCGGCCAGCGCGGCGAGCGCGTCTCGCTGCAGCACTGGCCCGACCGCCTGAGTGACTGGCTGGCGGACGGCGGCTGGCTGGTGCCGCGCAAGGGGCGCAAGCCGGAAGGCGTGCCGGCGCCATGA
- a CDS encoding ThuA domain-containing protein yields MKRTMLALAASMALAPAAWADSQFKLLVLAIPNKYHYEYIPIARDSLERLGKLHSFDFTWTNKPQIFEGDLKQYAAVIFLNTPGEELNPVQRQKFEDYMRGGGNAIVVHRAAITPPDNWPWYEKLVGRRVGVHPMLQTGVVTVVDKGFPATYGIPERWIWSDEFYVTTNPYNVKINTVLGVDESSYDPRKIWPGQVSEPMGKDHPIAWHHQHEKGRVFVTTLGHVGEMYRDPQYLTHLMGGIYWAATGKGQLR; encoded by the coding sequence ATGAAACGCACGATGCTCGCGCTGGCCGCCTCGATGGCGCTGGCGCCCGCCGCCTGGGCCGACAGCCAGTTCAAGCTGCTCGTACTGGCGATTCCCAACAAGTACCACTACGAATACATCCCGATCGCCCGCGACAGCCTGGAAAGGCTGGGCAAGCTGCACTCCTTCGACTTCACCTGGACCAACAAGCCCCAGATCTTCGAGGGCGACCTCAAGCAGTATGCGGCGGTGATCTTCCTGAACACCCCGGGCGAGGAGCTGAACCCGGTCCAGCGCCAGAAGTTCGAGGACTACATGCGCGGCGGCGGCAACGCCATCGTGGTGCACCGCGCCGCGATCACGCCGCCGGACAACTGGCCCTGGTACGAGAAGCTGGTCGGCCGCCGCGTGGGCGTGCACCCGATGCTGCAGACCGGCGTGGTGACCGTGGTCGACAAGGGCTTCCCGGCCACCTACGGCATTCCGGAGCGCTGGATCTGGAGCGACGAGTTCTACGTCACCACCAATCCCTACAACGTGAAGATCAACACGGTGCTGGGGGTGGACGAATCGAGCTACGACCCGCGCAAGATCTGGCCGGGCCAGGTGTCCGAGCCCATGGGCAAGGACCACCCGATCGCCTGGCACCACCAGCACGAGAAGGGCCGCGTGTTCGTCACCACCCTCGGGCACGTGGGCGAGATGTACCGCGATCCGCAATACCTCACCCACCTGATGGGCGGGATCTACTGGGCCGCCACCGGCAAGGGCCAGTTGCGCTGA